A portion of the Aphanothece sacrum FPU1 genome contains these proteins:
- a CDS encoding DUF2252 domain-containing protein translates to MNDSQSFTPQSSPVTDPNHPFFLAQDLESWQHLPYYEPNLKIDSWPGRHKIGKALRLKTPREVHNRWEAPSNRPDPVEFIKATHEGRQANLVPIRMGRMSASPFSFFRGTAGVMAWDLAHTPVSGIQVLIDGDAHLNNFGLSGTPQRTVVFDLDDFDEVTYGCWEWDLKRLAASINVAARESGLKKNDRCEAVMASVAGYQENAEHLESLRILQVWYLHHYPGEESTVFKPDAKIKEILEKAVKKALDNTNVSLLEDLACRSVEGKWQFIENPPLLIRTDEVTSQKIIGSLISYAETLAPERRYMFQRYRVVDVAHRVVGISSVGLRTYLVMLLGNDDSDPLFLQVKEGISPVFAPYGPSLPPTVTHQGQRVVFGQRVLQAATDVLLGWTSIDGRPFYVRQLKNLKGSIPLNSLKGSAFMTYARACGTLLARAHARSGDIAKIAGYCGTSPILPSAIANFAEAYGEQTEKDWDSLVKAIKEGHIPAEFGI, encoded by the coding sequence ATGAACGATTCTCAATCCTTTACCCCTCAATCTTCCCCTGTCACAGATCCGAATCATCCCTTCTTTCTGGCTCAAGATCTCGAATCCTGGCAACATCTTCCCTACTATGAACCTAATTTAAAAATAGACTCTTGGCCAGGCCGACATAAAATTGGTAAAGCCCTCCGTTTAAAGACTCCCAGAGAAGTCCATAATCGCTGGGAAGCCCCCTCAAACCGTCCTGACCCCGTAGAATTCATTAAAGCCACTCACGAGGGCAGACAAGCCAATTTAGTGCCAATTCGCATGGGGCGCATGAGTGCCTCACCCTTCAGTTTTTTTCGCGGAACAGCAGGGGTCATGGCTTGGGACTTAGCTCATACCCCAGTATCAGGCATTCAGGTACTCATAGATGGAGATGCTCACCTGAACAATTTTGGTCTATCTGGAACCCCTCAACGCACCGTTGTCTTTGATCTTGATGACTTTGATGAAGTTACCTATGGTTGTTGGGAATGGGATCTCAAACGGTTAGCAGCGAGTATCAATGTAGCCGCACGAGAATCTGGACTCAAGAAAAACGATCGCTGTGAAGCTGTTATGGCCTCTGTGGCCGGATATCAAGAAAATGCGGAACACCTAGAAAGCTTGCGAATTCTTCAAGTTTGGTATTTACACCATTATCCAGGAGAAGAAAGTACGGTATTTAAACCCGATGCTAAAATTAAGGAAATTCTGGAAAAAGCAGTCAAAAAAGCCCTCGATAACACTAACGTTAGTTTGCTAGAAGACTTAGCCTGTCGTTCTGTGGAAGGGAAATGGCAATTTATCGAAAATCCGCCTCTTTTAATCCGTACTGATGAAGTCACCAGTCAAAAAATTATTGGTTCTCTGATTAGCTATGCGGAAACCCTTGCACCAGAACGTCGTTATATGTTCCAACGCTATCGGGTTGTGGATGTTGCTCATCGGGTCGTTGGTATTAGTAGTGTGGGGTTAAGAACGTATCTGGTGATGTTGTTGGGCAATGATGATAGTGATCCCCTGTTTCTGCAAGTTAAAGAGGGTATTTCTCCTGTATTTGCCCCTTATGGGCCTTCTTTACCCCCTACAGTTACTCATCAAGGGCAGCGAGTTGTCTTTGGACAACGGGTATTACAAGCAGCAACAGATGTTTTACTGGGTTGGACTTCTATTGATGGTCGTCCTTTTTATGTGCGTCAGCTAAAGAATTTAAAAGGGTCTATTCCCCTTAATTCCCTGAAAGGTTCCGCTTTTATGACCTATGCTCGTGCTTGTGGCACTTTATTAGCTCGCGCTCATGCTCGTTCTGGAGATATTGCCAAAATTGCCGGATATTGTGGGACATCTCCCATTTTACCCTCCGCGATCGCTAACTTTGCTGAAGCGTATGGAGAACAAACAGAAAAAGACTGGGACTCTTTAGTTAAAGCGATCAAGGAAGGTCATATTCCCGCAGAATTTGGCATTTAA
- a CDS encoding DUF5615 family PIN-like protein, whose product MARLYADENFPLPVVAFLRSFGHDVLTAKEAGKANQRIPDEDVLAFAVRTERGILTRNRRHFIRLHQLNPDHTGIVVCTEDPDFEKAAIEINKAILVQKTIKGKLIRVLRSNS is encoded by the coding sequence TTGGCACGCCTCTACGCCGATGAGAATTTTCCCTTGCCAGTTGTTGCGTTTCTCCGTAGTTTCGGTCATGATGTGTTGACAGCTAAGGAAGCCGGAAAAGCTAACCAGAGAATTCCTGATGAGGATGTGTTAGCCTTCGCTGTTCGTACTGAGAGAGGTATTTTAACGAGAAATCGCCGTCATTTTATCCGATTACATCAATTAAACCCAGATCATACTGGTATTGTCGTCTGCACTGAAGATCCAGACTTTGAGAAAGCCGCTATAGAGATTAACAAAGCGATTTTGGTTCAGAAAACAATCAAAGGTAAGTTAATTCGAGTTCTGCGTTCTAATTCTTGA
- a CDS encoding DUF4365 domain-containing protein produces the protein MDLNTRKEMFSYAYIEAVSSVAGYSVELKPRAMDNAGIDVTIEVPGEAGGVLFPRIDAQVKCTAAENIRKENCIKFPLPVKNYKTLIYPNPYVPLILVVVLVPSDINDWLKITEEDILMKKCGYWLSLRGQSPTNNTENITVELPRQNLFTPVSLRNIMEKAGRRENL, from the coding sequence ATGGATCTTAATACTCGAAAAGAAATGTTTAGTTATGCTTACATAGAAGCAGTTTCTTCAGTTGCGGGTTATTCCGTTGAACTTAAACCTAGAGCAATGGATAATGCTGGAATTGATGTAACTATTGAAGTTCCTGGAGAAGCGGGAGGAGTCCTTTTCCCTCGAATTGATGCACAAGTTAAGTGTACTGCTGCTGAAAATATTAGGAAAGAAAATTGTATCAAATTTCCTCTTCCCGTCAAAAACTATAAAACATTAATCTATCCAAATCCTTATGTTCCTCTAATTTTAGTCGTGGTTTTAGTTCCTAGTGATATAAATGATTGGTTAAAAATCACTGAAGAAGATATTTTAATGAAAAAGTGCGGTTATTGGCTTTCTTTAAGAGGACAATCTCCTACAAATAATACAGAAAACATAACAGTTGAATTACCTCGTCAAAACTTATTTACCCCAGTTAGTCTCCGAAACATTATGGAGAAAGCAGGAAGGAGGGAAAATTTATGA
- a CDS encoding nitrate reductase associated protein, which translates to MSHFFEFEADFVESLRCIPMQVRLKLDTCGVKLKLSHWHQFTAEERQVLISMACATTEESQIYREFLQTLVTQKTGSPATELPLESNPSWLDGGTIPSEVQAKATEFNLIIEPSQWANLTPSQRFALIKLSRSSHENRNFYPALQEFKLV; encoded by the coding sequence ATGAGTCATTTTTTTGAATTTGAAGCTGATTTTGTGGAGTCTTTACGCTGTATTCCTATGCAGGTACGTCTGAAATTAGATACCTGTGGAGTAAAACTTAAACTGTCTCATTGGCATCAGTTTACTGCTGAAGAACGTCAAGTGCTAATATCTATGGCTTGTGCTACTACTGAAGAAAGTCAAATTTATCGGGAATTTCTGCAAACTTTGGTCACACAAAAGACAGGAAGTCCAGCCACCGAACTTCCTTTAGAGTCTAATCCTTCTTGGTTAGATGGGGGAACTATCCCCTCAGAAGTCCAAGCAAAAGCGACTGAATTTAATCTGATTATTGAACCCTCTCAATGGGCTAATTTAACGCCTTCTCAACGGTTTGCCTTGATCAAATTGAGTCGTTCTAGCCATGAAAACCGGAATTTTTATCCTGCTTTGCAAGAATTTAAGCTGGTTTAA
- a CDS encoding alpha/beta fold hydrolase, whose product MISQLLDPHSLETFTWNWQGHRIKYTVKGQGKPILLIHGFGASIGHWRHNIPILAQEGYRVYALDLLGFGGSDKPELNYTVELWRDLIQDFWAEHIQEPTVFVGNSIGGLLTLMIMTSSPHITQGGVLINCAGGLNHRPDELNFLLRLIMGVFAKLVNSPITGKYIFNSIRQKKRIRRTLYQVYCDRNAVTDELVEILYQPSCDEGAQKVFASVLTAPPGPHPIELLPQIEHPLLVLWGTEDPWTPITGAKIYQERAQMGQNTEFYPIPQAGHCPHDEKPNQVNELMLNWLNRFN is encoded by the coding sequence ATGATCTCTCAACTACTTGATCCTCATTCTCTAGAAACATTTACCTGGAATTGGCAAGGACACCGCATTAAGTATACGGTCAAGGGACAGGGTAAACCTATCCTCTTAATTCACGGGTTTGGTGCATCTATTGGTCACTGGAGACACAATATCCCCATTTTAGCTCAGGAAGGTTATCGGGTTTATGCCCTAGATTTACTAGGATTTGGCGGCTCTGATAAACCTGAGTTAAATTATACGGTGGAACTCTGGCGCGATCTGATTCAAGATTTTTGGGCAGAACATATTCAAGAACCTACCGTATTTGTGGGTAATTCCATCGGGGGTTTACTTACTTTAATGATTATGACTTCCTCCCCTCATATTACTCAAGGAGGAGTGTTAATTAATTGTGCGGGTGGGTTAAATCATCGTCCTGATGAGTTGAATTTTCTCCTAAGATTGATAATGGGAGTCTTTGCTAAGCTGGTTAATTCTCCCATAACAGGTAAGTACATTTTTAACAGCATTCGTCAAAAAAAGCGCATTCGTCGCACCCTTTATCAAGTTTATTGCGATCGCAATGCTGTCACGGATGAATTAGTCGAGATTTTGTATCAACCATCTTGTGATGAGGGGGCCCAAAAAGTCTTTGCTTCTGTATTAACTGCACCTCCTGGCCCCCATCCCATAGAATTATTACCCCAAATAGAACACCCCTTATTAGTATTATGGGGAACTGAAGATCCTTGGACACCAATTACAGGAGCCAAAATTTATCAAGAACGGGCGCAAATGGGACAAAATACGGAATTTTATCCCATTCCCCAGGCAGGCCATTGTCCTCATGATGAAAAACCAAATCAAGTTAATGAATTAATGTTAAATTGGCTAAATCGTTTTAATTAG
- the gloA gene encoding lactoylglutathione lyase, with the protein MRMLHTMLRVNNLEESLKFYCDILGMNLLRQKEYPGGEFTLAFVGYGDESETTVIELTYNWGVNSYELGNAYGHIALGVDDIYGTCEKIRNLGGKISREPGPMKHGSTVIAFVEDPNGYKVELIQLKNQGLSPKEEAIAPSQFLR; encoded by the coding sequence ATGCGAATGTTACATACTATGTTAAGAGTTAATAATCTCGAAGAATCTCTCAAATTCTATTGTGATATCTTGGGAATGAACTTGTTGCGTCAAAAAGAGTATCCAGGAGGAGAATTTACTCTCGCTTTTGTTGGGTATGGGGATGAGTCAGAAACTACAGTCATTGAATTAACCTATAATTGGGGGGTTAATTCCTATGAATTAGGCAATGCCTATGGACACATTGCTCTTGGGGTTGATGATATTTATGGAACTTGTGAAAAAATTCGTAACCTTGGTGGTAAAATAAGTAGAGAACCTGGCCCGATGAAACATGGCTCAACTGTGATTGCTTTTGTGGAAGATCCTAATGGTTATAAAGTTGAATTAATTCAGTTAAAAAATCAAGGATTATCCCCCAAAGAAGAAGCGATCGCACCGAGTCAGTTCTTAAGATAA
- a CDS encoding DUF433 domain-containing protein: MKTTITLKELERQILALNLTEKAEIIQILTQNLTNGSQGIKKTQGVCDGDACVGNTRIPIWSLVNNRCLGMSDASILEAFPDLTAADLVNAWAYADGHPDEISTAIRENEEIMLENGED; the protein is encoded by the coding sequence GTGAAAACAACAATAACACTTAAAGAGTTGGAAAGACAAATCCTTGCCCTAAATCTGACAGAAAAAGCTGAAATTATCCAAATTTTGACCCAAAATTTAACGAATGGTTCTCAAGGAATTAAAAAAACGCAGGGTGTTTGTGATGGTGATGCTTGTGTGGGTAACACTCGCATTCCCATTTGGTCTCTAGTCAACAATCGCTGTCTCGGCATGAGTGATGCTAGTATTCTAGAAGCCTTTCCAGATCTTACTGCGGCTGATTTGGTCAATGCTTGGGCTTATGCTGATGGCCATCCTGACGAAATTTCAACTGCTATCAGAGAAAATGAAGAAATCATGCTAGAAAATGGAGAAGATTGA